The following are encoded together in the Juglans microcarpa x Juglans regia isolate MS1-56 chromosome 2D, Jm3101_v1.0, whole genome shotgun sequence genome:
- the LOC121251184 gene encoding pentatricopeptide repeat-containing protein At3g12770, with protein sequence MVENTHMTLNLSLARKLFNASSFNFFSLPAKVRQLDPIKAISSEFRASLYTFFNHCYSSSPLHLDSYLEKAKSHHAVDPDAIFESLIDNSTHKSHLNQIHSQLLVSGSHDILILTTKLINKSTNLGEIRYARNLFDEFCNPDVFLWDAIIRSYSRHDMFGDALEMYTNMQMAGVSPDSFTFMHVLKACSGLPALKMGWQVHAQIFRHGFQSDVLVQNALVALYAKCGQIGLSRVVFDDLCDRNVVSWTSIISGYAQNGEPMEALRIFSQMRHSSTRPDWIALVSVLRAYTDVEDLQQGKSVQGCVIKMGLEYEPDLLISLTSMYAKCGQVTLARSFFDQMEIPSVILWNAMISGYAKNGFAEEAVELFREMISKKIRIDSITARSAILACSQVGSLELARWMDDYIMRSEYSDDVLVNTALIDMYAKCGSVDLARIVFDRTLDKDVVVWSSMIVGYGLHGQGREAIDLYYAMKQDGVCPNDVTFVGLLTACNHSGLVEEGWELFHSMRYFGIEPRHQHYACVVDLLGRAGRLDEAYDFITNMPIEPGVSVWGALLSACKIYRHLTLGEFAAKHLFTLDPYETGHYVQLSNLYASARLWNHVGKVRVLMKEKGLTKDYGYSLIEINGKLQAFRVGDKSHPRYKEISEELEKLEKRLKEAGFVPHAESILHDLNYEETEETLCNHSERLAIAYGLISTPPGTTLRITKNLRACVNCHSATKLISKLVNREIVVRDAKRFHHFKDGFCSCGDYW encoded by the coding sequence ATGGTAGAAAACACACACATGACTCTGAACCTATCTCTCGCTAGGAAACTCTTCAACgcttcttcttttaatttcttttcccttccCGCCAAAGTCCGACAGTTGGATCCTATAAAGGCGATATCGTCTGAGTTTCGTGCTTCtctttacacattttttaatcaCTGCTATTCATCATCACCTCTTCATCTGGACTCCTATTTAGAAAAGGCCAAATCTCATCACGCAGTTGATCCGGACGCGATCTTCGAATCTCTCATCGATAATTCGACCCACAAGAGCCATTTGAATCAAATCCATTCCCAGTTACTGGTCTCTGGATCTCacgatattttgattttgaccaCTAAATTGATCAATAAAAGCACGAATCTTGGAGAAATTCGTTATGCACGTAACCTGTTTGATGAATTTTGTAACCCGGACGTTTTTCTGTGGGATGCGATCATTAGAAGTTATTCGAGGCATGATATGTTTGGAGATGCTCTTGAAATGTACACGAATATGCAGATGGCAGGGGTTAGTCCGGATAGCTTTACTTTTATGCATGTGCTTAAGGCTTGCAGTGGCTTGCCAGCTCTCAAAATGGGATGGCAGGTTCATGCGCAGATATTTAGACATGGGTTCCAATCCGACGTGTTGGTACAGAATGCGCTTGTTGCATTGTATGCAAAATGTGGTCAGATTGGGCTTTCTAGGGTGGTGTTTGATGATTTATGTGATAGGAATGTTGTCTCATGGACTTCCATTATCTCTGGGTATGCACAAAATGGTGAGCCTATGGAAGCATTGAGAATATTCAGTCAAATGAGACACAGTAGTACGAGACCTGATTGGATAGCACTCGTGAGTGTTCTAAGGGCTTACACAGATGTTGAGGATCTGCAGCAAGGGAAATCAGTGCAGGGCTGTGTCATTAAAATGGGCCTTGAATATGAACCAGACTTACTCATCTCACTCACTTCCATGTATGCAAAATGTGGGCAGGTGACACTTGCGCGATCCTTTTTTGATCAGATGGAGATACCAAGTGTGATTCTGTGGAATGCCATGATTTCAGGTTATGCAAAGAACGGTTTTGCTGAGGAAGCTGTAGAGCTATTCCGTGAGATGATATCTAAGAAAATACGGATAGATTCTATAACTGCGAGGTCTGCCATCTTAGCTTGTTCCCAAGTGGGGTCCCTTGAATTAGCAAGATGGATGGATGACTATATCATGAGGAGTGAGTATAGTGATGATGTTCTTGTCAATACAGCCCTTATTGACATGTATGCAAAATGTGGAAGTGTTGATTTGGCTCGCATTGTTTTTGATAGAACACTTGATAAGGACGTGGTTGTGTGGAGCTCCATGATTGTTGGCTATGGATTGCATGGTCAGGGCCGAGAAGCCATTGATCTTTACTATGCAATGAAGCAAGATGGGGTATGCCCCAATGACGTCACCTTTGTTGGGCTCCTAACAGCATGCAATCATTCAGGCCTTGTAGAAGAGGGATGGGAACTTTTCCACAGCATGAGGTATTTTGGGATTGAGCCTCGACACCAACATTATGCTTGTGTGGTCGATCTTCTTGGACGTGCAGGCCGTTTGGATGAGGCTTATGATTTCATAACCAACATGCCAATTGAACCAGGTGTAAGTGTTTGGGGAGCACTTCTGAGTGCATGCAAGATCTATCGCCACTTGACATTGGGAGAATTTGCCGCGAAGCATCTTTTTACATTAGACCCGTATGAGACAGGGCATTATGTGCAGCTTTCAAATCTCTATGCTTCTGCCCGTTTGTGGAATCATGTTGGAAAGGTACGTGTATTGATGAAGGAGAAAGGTTTGACTAAGGACTATGGGTATAGTTTGATTGAGATCAATGGGAAACTTCAGGCATTCCGTGTGGGAGACAAGTCACATCCAAGGTACAAGGAAATTTCTGAGGAGCTTGAGAAACTGGAGAAGAGATTGAAGGAGGCAGGATTTGTCCCACATGCAGAATCCATTCTACATGACCTGAATTATGAAGAGACAGAGGAAACTCTATGTAATCATAGTGAAAGGCTAGCAATTGCCTATGGTCTCATAAGTACACCTCCTGGAACTACCCTTAGAATAACAAAGAATCTACGGGCATGTGTAAATTGCCATTCGGCGACTAAGCTTATTTCGAAGCTTGTTAATAGGGAGATAGTTGTTCGGGATGCAAAACGTTTTCATCATTTCAAGGATGGATTTTGTTCATGTGGAGATTATTGGTGA